Part of the Streptomyces sp. NBC_01460 genome, TCGGCTGCGTACGAGCCATGTCCGACCGCCCCCTGAGCTCTGCCGTCCTGCCGGCCCTCTGCCGGCAGTGCCCAGATTCGCCCGGGGGAGCGGTGCGGGGGAAGGCGCACCCGGGACCCGTGGGTGCGCACCGGAGTGCGTGGGCGGTCAGACGGTGGCGTCGCCCTGCCCGGCGGCATCGGCCTGCCGCTGCTCCTCGACGCGCCGCTTGGCCTCGTCCCAGCTGATCGGCAGGAGGCCGACCGGTGCGTCCCAGAAGGTGAACGTCGACGACCGCATCGTGGGCCGGAGGGCGGTCATGATGCCGCGGTGCGGCTCCGTCCGGGCGTAGGCGTGGAGGGCGTCGCGGCTCTCCCAGGCGGACAGGGTGTAGAAGACCCGCCTGCCGGGCTGGGCGATGAGCGAGGCACCGAAGGCTCCCGGCGCGGAGCGCACCTGCTTCCACGCCGCCAGTGACTTCAGGAAGAAGCGCGGTACGTCGCGCAGCGAGCGGACCTCGAAGCGCGAGGCCATGACCACGGTCGTGCCGTCGGAGGGAGGAGGCTGGGGAGTGACCCACGGAAGCGTCGGCATCGCACTACTCGCCTTCAGTATGGATAGTGGTGCTGTCTGCTCTCCATGTTAGGCGGGAGTGCTCCCGCCTGTCGGTGAATTACGGGGAACGGTTCACCCGGCCGACGGACCCGGGGGCATCGGCCGCGCCCCGCTCCCGCCGGCCTCCCGGCGGGAGCGGGGCGGGACGCGGGGCGCGGTGATCCGGCGTCAGCGTCCGGACTGCAGCGCCTTCCAGGTCTCGGGGCCGACGCTCCCGTCGGTCCCCAGCGCCCGGGCGCTCCGGTAGTCGCGGACCGCCGTGTCCGTGAGCGCCCCGAAGGCTCCGTCGGCCGTCACCGTCCGGCCCAGGGCTGCGGTCAGCGCCCGCTGCACCCGCTTCACCGCGTCGCCCGAGGAGCCCTGGGCGAGGGCCGGTGTCGTGCCGGCGGAGAGCAGCGCGGTCCAGGTCCTGGTGCCGACCGTGCCGTCGGGGGTGAGGCCGCGCGCCGTCTGGAAGGCCTGTACGGCGCTCCTGGTGGTGGCGCCGAAGACGCCGTCCTCGGCGCCCGCCTCGTAGCCCTGCTGGTTGAGCAGGCTCTGGACCGCCTTCACCTGTGCGCCCGTCGAGCCCTGCTCCTGGGGTGTGTACGCCGCGAAGCTCTGCGCGTCCGCCCCGCCGGCCGAGGCGCCGACGAGCTGCATGTAGTACGTCCAGTTCCAGTTGACGCCCGGATCGGTGTGGTCGTTCCCGGGCGCCTCGCTGTGCCCGATGATGTGCGACCGGTCCTTGGCGATGCCGTACCGGTCGCAGAGGTACTTCGTCAGTGCCGCCGAGGACCGGTACATCGGGTCGGTGAACCACGACGGGTTGTCGATGAAGCCCTCGTGCTCGATGCCCAGCGACGAGGCGTTGGCGCTCTTGGCGTGGTAAGCGGTGTCCTTGTCGCGCACCATCTGGGTGATCCGGCCGTCCGAGGAGCGCACCACGTAGTGGGAGCTGACCTTCGAGACGGGATCCTGGAACCAGCTGATGGTCCCGGCGTACGAACCCTGCGCGACGTGGATGACCACCTTGTCCACCGTCGCCGTACGCCCCGTGGCGAAGTTGGCGGAAGCGGCGGCCACCCAGAGGGCCGGCGGGTAGTCCGGGCTCTGCGCGGTGACGTCGGCCTTCGCGAGCGGGCCCTTCTCGGGGGAGACCGGGCGGGAGGTGACCGAGATCCGCTCACCGCCGGCGACGGTCGCCCGCAGGCCCTGCGCGAGGAAGGTGTAGACGGTGTCCGCGTAGAGGGCGGCGACGGCCCCCTCGGCCTCGCTGTAGCGGGCCACCGCCGGGTACCAGGCGTCGATGTCGGCCCGCTCGGCCTTGTCCAGGCCCAGGGCGTCCGCGTGGTTCCGCAGCACGGCCGCGCCGCCCAGGATGTTGGCCGGGGTGTCCTCGCGGAGATCCGCCGTGGACCTGCCCGTCAGCGAGGCCGCCTTCTCCAGGGAGTGGTTGACGGGGTTGCTGGCGAGGTGCATCACGCCGTAGCCGTTGTCCTGGCTGGGGAGCCCGGCGTGACCGTCCAGGTGGGTCTCGCCGTAGCCGACGGCGGCGAGCAGGTCACGCGGTACGCCGTACGCCGCGGCGGCCTGCCGGAACGCGCGGTTCATGGGGTCGGCGCCGACCGGGGCGGCGCCGGCGGGCTGGCCGGCGGTGACCAGGGCGGTGGCGGTGAGGGAGGCCAGAACGGCTGCGCGGCCTCGGGTGTGGCCGACGGGGCGTCGGGGCATGCCTGCTCCAGGTTTCGTGGGGGAGAGGAAGGCCCCCGGACCCGGAGTGGGGTGGGCCGGGGGCCGTTCGAGCCCGCACAGGCTATCCATGTGATTAACACATGGCGGTGCGCTCCCGGGCGTGTCCAAATCCCTGTCACTCCAATGGATTTGAGCCTCGCTCCACGGCTCCCCGGCGGGCCGCCGCTCCGCTCCCGGGCCCGGCGGCCCGCCGGTGGTGCTACCAGCGGTCCCGGTGGATGACGTCGGCGACCGGGCGGCGCCGGACCGGTCCGAAGTTGCCCTGCGGCCACCCCACCGGAATGGCGGCGAAGGTGTGCGTGTCCGAGGGGATCCCGAGGGCCTTCTTCCACTCCTGCTCCAGCATCAGGTGCCAGATGGTGACGTTGGCCGCGAGCCCCAGGGCCCGCGCCGCCAGCAGGATGTTCTGGACGCCCGGATAGACGCAGGAGCCCTCGGCGAGCGCCTGGAAGCGCGTCTGGGTGTTCGTCATGTGCTCCAGACCCGCCGGACCGAGCGACTCGGCGTAGACGCCCAGCCCCTCCTCGTCGAACCGGGGCTCGGGGAACTTGTAGCACGGGATGATCAGCGCGGGGGTGTCCGCGAAGTGGTCGCGCTGGTGCTCGATCGCCGCCACCATCCGCCCGTACGCGGCGTCGGGCATGCCCGCGGGCGCGTGCTTGCCGGTCGTCGCGAGGTAGGCGTCCACACACCGCTTCCACAGGGGTGCCAGCTCGGCCATGACCGCGCGGTCGGTGACGACCACGTACTCGTAGCACTGCATGTTGCCGCCGCTGGGCCCCCAGACCGCGGCCTGTATGAGCTGTTCGAGCGTCTCGTCCGGCACGGCGTCCGGCTTGAGGCGGCGCATGGCGCGCATGGTCGACATGGTCGGGAAGAGGGCGGGCCCGTCGGGGGAGGGCGCGTCTGAGTACACCGTTTCGAAGGTCATGATCGCGGAGTTTACGGCTCAAGCACCGGCGCGGGGAGCCCTGTTGGCGTCCGCGTTCCGGCTGGGCCCGGCGCAGGTCAGCGCCGTCGTCGAGCCGAACCGGTGCGCCGGTCGGCGGGACCGGGCGGCGGACGGTGTGCGGCGGGCGGGGCGGCCCCCTTCGCCCCCGGCGCGGAGCTCCCTTCGCCCTTGGGGTGGGAGTCGCGCAACTCGGCTTACGGGGCATTCCAGTTGGGCCGGGCGGATCCGTCCTGGCGCTCCGTCACCCTCGTGTTCCGTTCCGCGTCGGGGAGGCGTATCCGTACGTCCGTGCCCATCGGCCGATCCGCTGCGGCGCGCCGGATTCGCACACCTGGACGTCCCCCCTCCTCACGGGGGAACGGGGGCCGGGAAACCGGCCTCGAAGGCGTATAAAGGGTCCCTCCCGAGCAGCCGGCGTCCCCCGATGGCCACCTCACCCCCCACGCGGCCGGCGTCACCGCGTACCGAGAGCGCAGGAGCGTCCGCATGAGCACCTCGGAAGAGATCAGCGCCTTGCTCGTCACCAGGTTCGGAACCGATCCGGGGGCCATCCGGCCCGAGGTGCCGCTCCGTCAGCTGAGGCTGGACTCGCTCGCCCTGGAGGAGCTCCGGCTCCTCATCGAGGACCGGCTCGACATCGATCTGGAGGACGTCGTCCTGTCGTCGCGCGACACCGTCGGTCACCTGGTCGCGGCCGTGCGCAGCAAGGCCGGCGCGTGACGGGCCGGGGGCCGTACGCGCGCAGGGGCCCGCGGCCGGGCATCGAGCCGTTCAGCGCCGCGGTCACCGGCATCGGCCTGGTCACCGCCGCCGGAGTCGGAACCGACGCGGCCTGGCACGGGGTGTGCGACACCGCGACCGTCCCCTCGGTTCCGCACCTGCCGGAACTGGAGGGGCTCCCCTGCGACTTCATGTACACCGTCGACGGCCTGGACACGAAGGCGCTCCTGGGCGTCGCGGCCCAGCGGCTGATGGACCGCTTCTCGCAGCTCGCCGTGATCGCGGCCCGTGAGGCGGTCGCGGACGCCGGGCTCGACCCCTCGGTCTGGGACAGCGGCCGGGTCGCCGTCGTGATCGGCTCCGCCCACGGCGGGCTGCCGTTCTACGACGAGCAGCACACCACCCTCACCGAGCGCGGCGCGCGCCGTGTCTCCCCGAAGCTCGCGCCGCTGAGCGTCGTCAACGGCGCCGCCAGCAGCGTCGCCATGGACCTGGGCGTGCACGGCCCGAGCCAGGCCGTGTCCACGGCCTGCTCGTCCGGGACCGTGGCCATCGGCACGGCCCACCAGATGCTCCGCGCGGGGGCCTGCGACATCGTCGTCGCGGGCGGCGCCGAGTCGGTCCGCTCCCGGCTGCTGATCGCCAGCGCCTGTCAGATGAGGGCGGTCTCCACCCGCCGCGACGATCCGGTGGCGGCCTGCCGCCCCTTCGACACCCACCGGGACGGGTTCGTCGTGGGTGAGGGCGCGGGACTCCTCGTCATGGAACGCCCCGAGCACGCGCGCGCCCGCGGCGCCACCGTCCGCGCCCGTGTCGCCGGCTACGGGGCCTCCAGCGACGCCCACTCCGCCGTCGCCCCCGATCCCGACGGCCTCGGCATCGAGCGGGCACTGCGCACCGCCCTGGCCGACGCGGGCATCGACGCCTCCGACATCGGCCATGTCAACGCCCACGGGACCTCGACCGTCGCCAACGACCTCATCGAGTCGGTCATGCTCCGCCGCGTCCTGGGCGAACACCCCCTCGTCACCTCCACGAAGGCCATGACCGGGCACACCCTGGGCGCCGCGGGCGGCATCGAGACGGCCCTGACCGTCCTCGCGCTCCAGCACCAGCTCGTCCCGCCGACCGCCAACCTGGACGCCCCCGACCCCGCGATCCCCGTCGAGGTGGTGAGCAAGGAGGCCCGGCGCGCCGTGTTCGACTGCGCCGTCAAGACGTCGCTCGGGTTCGGCGGCCACAACGCGGCGCTCGTGCTGACCAGGGCCTGACGGGAAGCGAGGAGCACCATGCCCGAAGAGATCATCCGTTCCCTGACCGTGGACGGACTGCGTTACGGCTACCGCGTCCTGCCCCGCGATCCGTCCGCCGGCGGCGCACCCGCCACCGAACCGGTCCTCGTCATCGGCGGCGCGCTGCAGGGCATGTTCGGCTGGCCGCAGATGGACGACCACCTGGGCCCCGTGGCCGATGTGGTGACCGCCGACCTGCCCGGCATGGGCACGGCCGACCCCCTGCCGCCCGGCCCCGGCGCGCCGGTCCTGCGTGCGGCGGTCACCGGGATCCTCGACGACCTGGGCATCGCGAGGGTCAATCTCTTCGGCTTCTCCTACGGGGCCTCCATCGCCTTCGGCTGTGCGCGGCACGACCCGGGGCGCGTCGCCAGACTCGTCCTCGGCGGTGTCCCCACCCACATCGGTGAGGACCGGCGCGCGTACTGGCACCGGGCGACGCAGGCGCTGGCGGAGGGGGACGCCGAGCGCTTCGCGTCGCTGGCCGCCGACGGGCTGATGTGCCTGGACCCGGCCCGCCCCGTGCACCGGAGGGAGCTCGCCCGGCGCTACGTGCGACGCTCCTTCCTGCACGCGCTCGCCCACTCGGAGCACGCCGCCGACTCGCTGCGCCGGGCACTGGGGGACATGCCCGACTTCTCCGGCGGTCTGTCGGGCGTACCCGCCCTGGTCTTCGCCGGGGAGCACGACACGGTGACCTCGCCCGAACTGCAGCGGGAGTTCGCCGGGACCATCGAGGGGAGCCGCTTCCTCACGCTCCCCGAGTCCGACCACTGGGTCGTCCTGGAGCGGGCCGACGAGGTCGCGTCCCTCGTGACCCGCTTCTTCACCGACCAGCCGGTCGACGCGGTCGCGCACCTGCTCCCGCACCAGGCGCGGGCCGGGGAGGCCGTTCCATCGGATTCCACACCCGTATCGCCCCCGGCCCCCGGCGCGACCGCACCGCGTACGGCACCGCGGTGAGCCGGCCGGCCGTCACCGCCGTGATCCCGGCCGGCTTTCCCGGGCGGTGCTCCGCACCGGCGGGTGGCGGGCGGTCCGGGTGGCGGCCCCGGCCGGGGCCGCCACCCGGGAGGGTCAGTGCCGGTGGCCCTGCCCCTTCACGTCGATCCGCACGATCTGCGGGTCGTGGTCGCTCGCCTGGTCGGCGAACTCCGCGTTGATGTGCACCACGTCGTAGCCGAAGCGGCGGACGGCCGGGCTGGTCAGGATGTGGTCCAGCGTCTGCGAGTTGCCGTCGTACACATAGCTGTACTGCTCGCCGACGGGCAGCGTCGTGATCAGCGGCTTGAGCACCTTGCCGCTGGTCAGGGCGCTCATCGTGGGGGAGAAGGCGAAGTCGTTCAGGTCGCCGAGCGTGACCACCCGGGCCGCCCTGTCCGCCTTCAGCAGCGAGGTGACGAAGGTGTTGACCTCCGTCGCCTGCCGCACCCGCTGCGTCTCCGAGCTGCGCACCGGCTCCTGGTAGCGGCCGTGCAGGGGCTGGTCGCCGCCCTTGGACGCGAAGTGGTTGGCGATGACGAAGACCGGCTCACCACGGAAGCGGAACTCGCCCACCAGCGGCTTGCGGCTGCTGTCCCAGGCCGTGCTCGTGGGGTTGATCCGGCCGGGCGAGACGGAGAGGGCGGCGCCCTTCTTCGTCTTCACCGCCTTCACCGCGGTGGTCGCGTCGCCACCCGGCCGGTCCACGAAGTCGACACGGCCGGGGTGGAAGAGGAAGACGTTACGGATGTTGCCGCCCGGCTCGCCGCCGTCCTTGCCGTCCTGGGGGGCCACGTAGCGCCAGGCGTACCGGGGGCCGCCGGCGGCGACGATCGCGTCGGTGAAGCGCTTCAGCGTGGCCTCGGAGCCCACGGTGCCGTCGTTCACCGCGCCGTTGTCGTCCTGGATCTCCTCCAGCGACACGATGTCCGGGGAGGCGAGGCTGACCGCCACCCCCCGGGCGAGCGTGTCGAACTTGGCCTGGTCGTCCGCCGCGTCGAGGTTCTCCACGTTGTACGTGGCGACGGCGAGCTCCTTGCGCTTCTGCTTCCGCGTCACCTCACGCTTCAGGCCGTTGTCCTCGAGCGAACCCAGTTGGGTGGCCTGGACGTTGTAGCCGCCGAACGAGGCGTAGTCGACGACGCCCGTGGTGGTGCCGGACAGCACGTCGCCCACGTCGGCGACCGGCACCGGGTGCGCCGCGTCCAGGGACATCACCTTGAGGCGGCCGGTGTTCTGGTCCTCGTAGGAGGCGTACAGCGTGCCGCCGCGACGGGTGGGGTTCTCCCGGGGCTTCACCGTCACCCAGACCTCGTCGTACGCGGTGGTCGCACCGGTCACGCGGGTGTCGGCCATCGTGACGCGCGCGCCCTCGAGCGACTCGTACAGATCCAGGGCGTACGCCGTCGGGTCGAGGGCGAGAGCCTCGACCGAACCGCCGTCGGCCGTCGGCACGTAGGCGTCCGGTACGGAGGAGGCGTCGAGGACGACGGCCTCCGGCAGGGCGTTGCCCGAGGAGAGGACCGTGGTCAGCGGAGCGGTGATCTGGGTGAGCGACTGGGTCCCGGTGGCCGGGTAGTACTCGGCGACCTTGCCGCTGACCAGCACGGAGTCGCCGACGGCGACCGCGGGGGCCGAGGAGCCGGTGTAGACGAACAGGCCCTCGCTCGTGCGGGCGTCGCCGTCCGGCGCCGTGTCCTGGATCCAGAATCCGCGCGAGCCCGAGGTCCGCACGCCCGTGACGACGCCCGGGACCCCGGCGACCGGCTGCCCGGCGAGCGGGGAGAGCCGGGTCGTGCCCTGGATGTCGTGCACCCGCACCGTGCCCGGCTCGGTCGGTCCGCCGGGCTCGCCCGGTCCGGAGCCGCCGGCGGTCTCCCCCGCCGCGTTGACGGGGGTCGGGGCGCCCGCCGTCAGGTCGGCGGCGTTGTCGTCCGTGTCCGCCAGGGCCGCACCACGGGCCACGGAAGCGGTGGCGGAGGCGCCCGGTACGGGACCGCTGCCCTCCCGTACGACGGCGGAGCCGTAGCCGACGAGATCCACGATCCGGGTGTCGGCGGCGCAGTCCGCAGCGGTCCTGCAGGTCAGCGGAGCGGTGCCGGAGACGAGCGCGACGGTGCCGCTCGCCGCGGACATCGCGACCGTGCCGGTGGCGTCGGGGGCCGGCAGGGCGACCGTCCCGCCGGTGCCCGCGGCCTGGGCGACGAGGTACCGGCCACCCGGCGCGACGGCGCCGGACAGCTCGGAGACCTGCCACAGCGACCCGGCGGAGGGGGTGCCCGGCAGGTACTGGACGCTGAGGCCGGACAGGCCGTAGGCGCCCGACCCGGCGTTGGCCAGCTCGATGTAGTCGCGGGTCAGCGTCGCACCGGAGTTGCCCCCGCCGCCGTACACCTCGGAGATGACGGCCGACGACGACGGTGCGGCGAAGGCGGCGGGCAGCGCGGTCACGGAGAGGGTCACGGCGACGGCGGCGGCCAGCAGGGCGGAGCCGGGTCTGGCTATGTACACGGGAACTGCCCCCAAATGTGTGGTGAGGGCCAAAAGCTATGCGCGTAGACCCGTCGTGGCAAGAGACGGGAGGTTAATTCCGGGCGTCATCAGCCCGCTCCCGTACTGGAGTTCGGCGGCTCCCGGCCCGACGCGCGCACCCCCGCGGGGTCCGAGGGCGGCCATGGACGCCGGAGTCCACCATGCGGTCAGACGTTTGACCGGCTCACGGCGTTCCGGATACGTTGCGTGACATGCAGCGATCCGCACACCTGACGACGCGAGGTCATGTCGACCTGAAGCGCGTGTGCTCCGCGGCGTGTCACCGGGACTGAACGCCCGCAGTCCGCGCGCCTGACCGAGGCCTCCGCCTCCACGGCTCCGCGCAGGACGCCCCGTCATGGCCCAGCGGGACCCAGGCCGGCACCACGCCGCCCGGTTCCGTCAGGAGGCCCCCCGCAAGGGTACTCACCTCCACGCACGCTGCCATCGAGGACCTGGAAGACACCTGTGACAAGTCTGCCCGCTCCCACCCGCCGAACCCGGCCCCCGCGCCGGTCCGAGATCCCTTCCGGCGGACAGGCCCGCCGCGCCTCCGGTACGGGATCCGTGCTGGGCGCGATCCTCGACCACGGTCCGGTGGCCCGTTCCACCGTCGCGCGGCTCACCGGCCTCTCACCCGCCTCGGTGACCGGGCACGTCGGGCAGCTCCTGTCCCGCGGACTGGTCCGCGAGAGCGCGGAGACGACGGGACCGCGCGGACTCGGACGCCCGCACGTACCCGTCGAGATCGACACCACCCGCTTCCTGGTGGCCGGCGCCCACATCGCGGTCGCGCACTCGACGGTCGCCCTGATGGACCTGCGCGGCCGGGTCGTGGCGGAGGACCGCAGACCGCACACCAGCACCCACCCGCGCCGGATCCTGGACGACCTGGCGGCCCGGCTGCCCCTGCTGACGGCCGCGCACGCGGCCGGACGGCAGGTGCTGGCGCTGGGCGTCGCCACCGGGCACCGGGTCGACCCGGCCGCGGGAGTCGTCGTGGAGCACCCGCACCTCGGCTGGCGTGCCGTCCCGGTGCGCGAGGTCCTGGCCGCCGCCACCGGGCTGCCCGTCCATGTGGACAGCCACTCACGGGCGTTGGCCCGCGCGGAGCAGATGTTCGGCGAGGTGTCGACCCGGGCCAGCACGGTCCTGCTCTTCATCGGCGCGGTCGTCGACGGGGCCTTCGCGACCGCGGGTGAGCTGCACCGGGGCCCTCGCTCCGGTGCGGGCAGCGTGGCCCATCTCCCCCTGGGATCCGGCGGGTCGGGGGACGCGGAGCCCTGTAGGTGCGGACGCACCGGGTGCCTGCAGTCCGAGGTGTCCGAACGGGCCATGATCCGCCGTGCCGCCGAACAGAGCCTGTACGTCGGGACGTTCCAGGAGTTGCTGGACCACGCCATGGCGGGCGAGCCCCGTGCCGTGGCCCTGTTCCGGCGTCGCGCCCGTCTGGTGGGCAGGGCCGCGGCGCTGCTCCTGGACATGTTCGACCCGGAGTGCCTGGTCGTGGTCGAGCCCGGAGCGGGCCGGCTGCCGGAGTGCCTCGCCGACCTCCGGGAAGAGGTGGGGATGCGCTCCTGGGTCTGCGAGGACCCGGAACGGGCCGTGGTGCCGAGCAGCTTCACCGGATCGGTGCTGGCCACCGCGGGAGGTGCCGTGGCGCTGGGCGCCCTGTACACGGACCCGCTGGGGCCGTGGCCCGCGCTGCCCGCGGTCTCCTGAGCGCCGCCGATTCCCGCTTTAATTCAATTCGTTGCATTGTTGACCGGCCGCAGGACGAACGGGAAGATGGATTCATGACCAGCCGACAGCGGAATTCAGGGAACGTGTCCCAACGGGCACACTCCTGCCGCGCGGCCGCGCCGACGAGCGAATATGCCCGGCGTACCTGTTGTCGCCCCTGTCCGGGTAACCGGTAACCTCACAGCCGCATTTACGGGCGGTCCGCATCCGTGCGTGATTCTCCATCCGCCTGTTGTCCAGCGCATTCCTGTGCGCTCCTGTGTGCCCTCGCGTGCTCCTGTTTCCTCGCGTGATTCCGCACGCCCGAATCGTGATTCCGCACGCCCGAATTCCGCCTTCCGACCGGGGAGAGACATTGACCGTCACCGTGTCCTCGTACGCAGCCGTCCCATCGTCCGAAACCGCCACCGCAGCCGTCCCCGGTATCGCACCCGAGCGCTTCAAGAAGGCCTTCCGCAGGCATCCCGCGGGTGTCGTCGTCGTCACCGCCGACGCCGGTCACGGACCGGTGGGATTCACCGCGACCTCGCTCAGCTCCCTGTCCCTCGCCCCGCCGCTGGTCTCCTTCGGCATCGGGACGTCCACCTCGTCCTGGCCCCACATCGAGCGGGCCTCGACGGCCGTCGTGAACTTCCTCGGTGCCGAACAGGCACAGCTGGCGACCACGTTCGCCACCAGTGGCATCGACCGTTTCGCCGCGCCGACCCGGTGGGGCCGACTGCCCGGCGGGGAGCCCGTGCTCGACGGGGTGGCCGGCTGGCTGAGGCTCACCGTCCAGACCGTCGTCCCGGCAGGCGACCACCGCATCGTCGTCGCCCGGGTCGAGGAGTCCTGGCTGGACGAGGGGCGCAGCCCGCTGCTCTTCCACGACGGCTCCTACCACTCCCTCCGCCCCGCGCCCGACCAGTGATCAGGAAATTCACCATGACACGTCATGACAACAGTCGGGCCCTGGCCCGGAGGTCGTTCCTCACTCTTGCGGGAGGCGCCGTGCTGGGTCTCGCCGCCTGCTCTCCCCAGACGAAATCCGTGGCCACCGCGGAACCCGCGGGAGCTCTTCCGTCCGGGAATCCCGCGTCCGGAACCAAACTGAAGATCGCCGCCCGTTCGACGCAACTCCAGCTGGGTGCGGCGGGGCTGGCCAAGGAACTCCCCTTCACCGTCACCGAGTGGCCGAACCTCTCCGCCGGGCCCGACATCATCCAGGGATTCCGCGCGAAATCCATCGACCTCGCCACGAATGCCGGAATCCCGCCGATCCAGGCACACGCCATCGGCGTCCAGGCGAAGATCGTCGCGGTCCAGATACGGCGGCACCCCCTGTACACCTTCGCGACGGCCCCGGGCTCGTCCATCCGGAAGGCCGAGGACTTCCGGGGCAAGAAGATCGGGTTCTCCCAGGGCCAGGCCCAGGGCGTCGTCGTCCTGCGGGCGCTCAAGGAGGCCGGGCTGAAGAACTCCGACGTCGAACTGGTCGCCCTGCCCAGTACGCAGTTCCTCACCGCGCTCCAGTCCGCCCAGGTCGATGTGGCGCCGCTCGGCGAACCGACCCTCACCAAATACCTCGACCAGTACGGCAAGGACGGCGCTCGGGGTGTCAGGACGGAGGTCGTCGACCTGCTGACCGTGCTCTGGGCGCCCAACGAGGTCCTCAACGACCCGGAGAAGGCCAAGGCGGTGCGCAGCTTCGTCCCGCTGTGGGCG contains:
- a CDS encoding ABC transporter substrate-binding protein, translated to MTRHDNSRALARRSFLTLAGGAVLGLAACSPQTKSVATAEPAGALPSGNPASGTKLKIAARSTQLQLGAAGLAKELPFTVTEWPNLSAGPDIIQGFRAKSIDLATNAGIPPIQAHAIGVQAKIVAVQIRRHPLYTFATAPGSSIRKAEDFRGKKIGFSQGQAQGVVVLRALKEAGLKNSDVELVALPSTQFLTALQSAQVDVAPLGEPTLTKYLDQYGKDGARGVRTEVVDLLTVLWAPNEVLNDPEKAKAVRSFVPLWARGQVWAWENQDEWIDTYYVKDQGVSKEDGRRIVDSQHKPQFPVSWDEALDWEQETADLLAEGGFVPEQKASELFDRRFEGLAAQAVAAEYREGS